In the Anoplopoma fimbria isolate UVic2021 breed Golden Eagle Sablefish chromosome 7, Afim_UVic_2022, whole genome shotgun sequence genome, one interval contains:
- the rsph1 gene encoding radial spoke head 1 homolog: MSDVGSDEFDDERSKIGEYEGDRNEAGERHGVGKAVLPNGDKYQGRYENGVRNGKGTYRFKNGARYVGDYCQNKKHGQGSFYYPDGSQYEGSWVEDLRQGHGVYTYPNGDTYNGEWMHHMRHGQGIYHYSETGSTYKGSWVNGKMETAGEYIYSNHRYIGNFVNNNPHGQGKYVFDIGCEQHGEYHQAEQDQAEGEWGALASTPAFKWIPQCFTGLKLLTPGKDTSGGEKETASAEEGAEN; encoded by the exons ATGTCGGACGTAGGTTCTGATGAGTTTGATGATGAACGCAGTAAAATCGGG GAATATGAAGGGGACAGGAATGAAGCAGGAGAGAGGCACGGAGTCGGTAAAGCTGTTCTGCCCAACGGAGACAAATATCAGGGTCGGTACGAGAACGGCGTAAGAAACGGAAAG GGGACATATCGCTTCAAGAATGGGGCAAGATATGTGGGAGACTATTGCCAGAACAAGAAACATGGACAGGGCAGCTTCTACTATCCAGATGGCTCTCAATATGAAG GGTCGTGGGTTGAGGACCTGAGACAGGGTCACGGTGTCTACACTTACCCCAACGGAGACACGTATAATGGAGAGTGGATGCATCATATGAG GCATGGACAGGGCATTTACCACTACAGTGAAACTGGCTCAACGTACAAGGGCTCATGGGTGAATGGCAAGATGGAGACAGCTGGAGAGTACATCTACTCAAACCACAGATACATCGGCAACTTTGTCAACAACAAT CCACACGGCCAGGGGAAGTACGTGTTTGACATTGGGTGTGAGCAGCACGGTGAATACCATCAAGCAGAGCAG GACCAAGCTGAGGGTGAGTGGGGCGCGTTGGCCTCCACCCCCGCCTTTAAGTGGATTCCCCAGTGTTTCACGGGGCTGAAGCTGTTGACTCCAGGCAAAGACACTTCAG GTGGGGAAAAGGAAACCGCCTCAGCAGAGGAGGGAGCAGAGAACTGA
- the adprm gene encoding manganese-dependent ADP-ribose/CDP-alcohol diphosphatase isoform X1 has protein sequence MDDHPRETPLFTFGVIADIQYADIDDGYNYSCTRRRYYRSSLQLLRNAQKSWSESAVQPEFILQLGDIIDGFNKGHDASDRALDTVLREFSSSPVEVHHVWGNHEFYNFSRSALLCSKLNSTLHTERCLSEAPSANELYAYQFSPFPGFTFVVLDAYDVSLLGREKSSEQYSDAMGVIRRYNNNEDLNCPPVFNGPLQRFTMFNGAFSKDQLDWLDSVLSSADDKRERVTIVSHLPVHPCSTDEICLSWNFDELLAIIQSHSSVVCFMAGHDHDGGYYQDKDTGVHHLTLAGVIETPPDSNAFGTVSVYKDRMVLEGNGRITDQVFLFQSQPE, from the exons ATGGACGACCATCCTCGTGAAACGCCGCTGTTTACATTCGGCGTGATAGCTGACATTCAGTACGCAGACATCGACGACGGGTACAATTACAGCTGTACGAGGAGGCGTTACTACCGGAGCAGCCTCCAGCTGCTGAGAAATGCCCAGAAAAGTTGGTCAGAGTCGGCTGTCCAACCAGAGTTCATCCTCCAGCTGGGAGACATTATAGACGGCTTTAACAAGGGCCACGACGCCTCCGACCGCGCGCTGGACACCGTGCTGAGAGAGTTCAGCTCCAGTCCCGTGGAGGTCCACCATGTGTGGGGTAACCACGAGTTTTACAACTTCAGCAGGAGCGCGCTGCTGTGTTCAAAGCTCAACAGCACACTCCACACGGAGAGATGCCTGAGCGAAGCCCCGTCTGCCAACGAACTGTACGCCTACCAGTTCAGCCCGTTCCCCGGATTTACGTTTGTTGTGCTGGACGCCTACGATGTTAGCCTGCTAGGCAGAGAGAAGTCCAGTGAACAGTACAGCGATGCTATGGGTGTGATCAGACGGTACAACAACAACGAGGATCTCAACTGTCCCCCAG tgtttaatgGCCCGCTGCAGAGGTTCACAATGTTCAATGGTGCGTTCAGTAAGGACCAGCTGGACTGGCTAGATTCGGTTCTGTCCTCGGCCGATGACAAAAGGGAAAGAGTCACAATAGTCA GTCACCTTCCTGTCCACCCCTGCTCTACAGATGAGATCTGCCTCTCCTGGAACTTCGATGAGCTCCTAGCCATCATACAGTCCCACAGCAGTGTGGTGTGTTTCATGGCTGGACACGACCACGATGGGGGATACTACCAGGACAAAGACACGGGAGTGCACCACTTGACGTTAGCGGGGGTGATTGAGACTCCACCTGACAGCAACGCCTTCGGCACAGTCTCTGTGTACAAGGACAGGATGGTGCTGGAGGGGAACGGGAGGATCACTGACcaagtgtttctgtttcaaTCCCAACCCGAATGA
- the adprm gene encoding manganese-dependent ADP-ribose/CDP-alcohol diphosphatase isoform X2 gives MDDHPRETPLFTFGVIADIQYADIDDGYNYSCTRRRYYRSSLQLLRNAQKSWSESAVQPEFILQLGDIIDGFNKGHDASDRALDTVLREFSSSPVEVHHVWGNHEFYNFSRSALLCSKLNSTLHTERCLSEAPSANELYAYQFSPFPGFTFVVLDAYDVSLLGREKSSEQYSDAMGVIRRYNNNEDLNCPPGHLPVHPCSTDEICLSWNFDELLAIIQSHSSVVCFMAGHDHDGGYYQDKDTGVHHLTLAGVIETPPDSNAFGTVSVYKDRMVLEGNGRITDQVFLFQSQPE, from the exons ATGGACGACCATCCTCGTGAAACGCCGCTGTTTACATTCGGCGTGATAGCTGACATTCAGTACGCAGACATCGACGACGGGTACAATTACAGCTGTACGAGGAGGCGTTACTACCGGAGCAGCCTCCAGCTGCTGAGAAATGCCCAGAAAAGTTGGTCAGAGTCGGCTGTCCAACCAGAGTTCATCCTCCAGCTGGGAGACATTATAGACGGCTTTAACAAGGGCCACGACGCCTCCGACCGCGCGCTGGACACCGTGCTGAGAGAGTTCAGCTCCAGTCCCGTGGAGGTCCACCATGTGTGGGGTAACCACGAGTTTTACAACTTCAGCAGGAGCGCGCTGCTGTGTTCAAAGCTCAACAGCACACTCCACACGGAGAGATGCCTGAGCGAAGCCCCGTCTGCCAACGAACTGTACGCCTACCAGTTCAGCCCGTTCCCCGGATTTACGTTTGTTGTGCTGGACGCCTACGATGTTAGCCTGCTAGGCAGAGAGAAGTCCAGTGAACAGTACAGCGATGCTATGGGTGTGATCAGACGGTACAACAACAACGAGGATCTCAACTGTCCCCCAG GTCACCTTCCTGTCCACCCCTGCTCTACAGATGAGATCTGCCTCTCCTGGAACTTCGATGAGCTCCTAGCCATCATACAGTCCCACAGCAGTGTGGTGTGTTTCATGGCTGGACACGACCACGATGGGGGATACTACCAGGACAAAGACACGGGAGTGCACCACTTGACGTTAGCGGGGGTGATTGAGACTCCACCTGACAGCAACGCCTTCGGCACAGTCTCTGTGTACAAGGACAGGATGGTGCTGGAGGGGAACGGGAGGATCACTGACcaagtgtttctgtttcaaTCCCAACCCGAATGA